AGATCGCAGTTGATTCGTTTCAGGCGGTTTATGAAGTCTCGGCGGTGATTTTGGATCAGGATGATTTTCAGGTCAGCGGTAAAATTTGGCGTGACACGGTGACGGCAAAAACATTTGAGGCGACGAACTCGCGCCAGATGTTTGACGCCACGAAGGCCGTCTTTGTTCTGGCGCCGGGCAAATACCGGGTGAGCGTCGGCGTCATGGACATGGACACCCGGCGCACGAGTTTTCGCAAGACCAGCATCGTGCTGCGTGATTTCAACGCCGCCAAATTAGCGGTCAGTGACGTGTTGATTGCCGATGCCGTCGGCCGGGATAGCAGCGGCAATCTCATTCCCTCTCCACAAGTCACCGCGCCGCGGCAGGAAAAATCGCAGCTCTTCATTTATTTTGAAATTTATGACACCGGCGCTGACAAAGAATACAAAGTCTCGTGTGTTTTAAAAAGCCTCAAAGGCGAAAAAATTTTTCAAAAAGACGCGACCGTGGCGCATACCGCCGAAATCATGCCGGTGATTATGGAATTGCCCAACGCCGGTCTGGCTCATGGCGTTTACAAGATTCAGGTCAATGTCAAAGGCCGTCAGCAACAAGCGATGACCGAGCGCGAGATCACGCTGCATTGGATCGGCATTCCCTCCAACATCGTCGATCTCGATCAGGCCATCGAGCAAATGCGTTATATCGCCAAGAAGGAAGGCGTCAAGAAAATTTTATCCGCCCCGCCGGAAAAACGGCGCGAAGCTTTTTTGAAATTCTGGAAAGACAATGACCCAACTCCCGGAACCGACGCCAATGAATTGATGGAGGAGTATTATCGCCGCGTCAATTACGCGAACGCCACTTTTCAAGGTTTTGGCGAGGGCTGGAAAACCGACATGGGCATGGTCTACATAATTTTTGGCGCGCCGAATGAAATCGAGCGCAATCCGTTCAATCGTTACGCCTCCTTTTACCAGGGCCGCACGGTGAAGGCTTCGGAAGTCTGGACCTATTACGAATTGAACCGCCAATTCCTGTTCTTTGACGAAACCGGCTATGGCGATTATCGCATGGTTTATCCGCTCACGATCGAAGAGTATTTGCGTTAGAAAA
The candidate division KSB1 bacterium DNA segment above includes these coding regions:
- a CDS encoding GWxTD domain-containing protein, with protein sequence MKKPAGVLPSPKFWGMMFLLLSSSLAGAQPELSEPRQDYSPFFYIDFAGFRGEKPKENRLDLYLKIMYDELQFVKIAVDSFQAVYEVSAVILDQDDFQVSGKIWRDTVTAKTFEATNSRQMFDATKAVFVLAPGKYRVSVGVMDMDTRRTSFRKTSIVLRDFNAAKLAVSDVLIADAVGRDSSGNLIPSPQVTAPRQEKSQLFIYFEIYDTGADKEYKVSCVLKSLKGEKIFQKDATVAHTAEIMPVIMELPNAGLAHGVYKIQVNVKGRQQQAMTEREITLHWIGIPSNIVDLDQAIEQMRYIAKKEGVKKILSAPPEKRREAFLKFWKDNDPTPGTDANELMEEYYRRVNYANATFQGFGEGWKTDMGMVYIIFGAPNEIERNPFNRYASFYQGRTVKASEVWTYYELNRQFLFFDETGYGDYRMVYPLTIEEYLR